One window from the genome of Bufo bufo chromosome 4, aBufBuf1.1, whole genome shotgun sequence encodes:
- the ANKRD66 gene encoding ankyrin repeat domain-containing protein 66 gives MTDITELHQAAALGDYDLVSEIMKKGLHDPNHKDIDWNDRTALHWAAAKGQSDTVKLLVDYGARPCLRTDTGWTPAHFAAESGKLSVLRTLHSLHAPIDAADIHGDSPRRIAEIYGHKDCVKFLETAEVECRDYRLAAALEGNPLDELDEDWEAKKSEFLKSQLSVKTKHTRTKLEKLSPRPRFIQQCCQAHTRKSLHPSYMCEQNKPSKH, from the exons ATGACTGACATTACTGAACTCCACCAAGCAGCAGCTCTCGGGGATTATGATTTGGTCTCTGAGATAATGAAAAAAGGTCTCCATGACCCAAATCATAAAGATATTGACTGGAACGACAGGACCGCTCTGCACTGGGCAGCAGCCAAAG GGCAATCAGACACAGTGAAACTGTTGGTGGATTATGGGGCCCGGCCCTGCCTGAGGACGGACACCGGCTGGACACCAGCACATTTTGCTGCAGAGTCAGGAAAGCTCAGCGTCCTGCGCACCCTCCACTCTTTACATGCTCCTATTGATGCTGCGGACATTCATGGAGACTCCCCCAGAAGAATCGCAGAGATTTACGGCCATAAAGACTGCGTCAAGTTTCTGGAGAC GGCTGAAGTAGAATGCAGAGATTACCGTTTGGCCGCAGCACTGGAGGGTAACCCCTTGGATGAGTTGGATGAAGACTGGGAGGCCAAAAAGTCAGAGTTTCTAAAATCCCAACTCAGTGTTAAAACTAAGCACACCAGGACTAAGCTCGAAAAACTTTCTCCAAGGCCGAGGTTTATCCAGCAATGTTGTCAGGCACACACAAGAAAGTCATTGCATCCGTCATATATGTGCGAGCAAAATAAACCCTCAAAGCATTGA